One part of the Amphiura filiformis chromosome 5, Afil_fr2py, whole genome shotgun sequence genome encodes these proteins:
- the LOC140151659 gene encoding uncharacterized protein: MERSRNLATVRKWIEAFITNITNSEHHHTERKTLDIYHEARETGTAPGTTCKLQFLGDSGAGKTSLVNKLLGRQFNPDIKSTFAIETNTLSVSSVDEKRWQEKTSNNASEDFIDMLSWYLRKSLKTRKDEVNTRGTNLKIPLCITGVMLFLSASVQIIASCIPKEVHDSHVQQFAPQVGIPVGHFMVHICSLKLNKLVGKKYRWVNQITQKWLVLTSLPIIIFLISPIFPPCFHSFVFGVFFAIRLNVGLHPGHQVLSFMLSRLHPLRYFSLISILILGFISNFTNIALFRYPFGFSNIFYICRLLTMSLIVVVEIIELYRAVFNPKPVQDVYQVIGKKNYLEHVTEDIELSRSFNLWDFAGQYFYYNTHQTFIAKHAVCLLIFNLAWFTENSNRYVSFTRIIFWLQSILTHTKGPIFLVGTHLDQVNSRQVAQLQDFFEKNLRSCQRKYNFRIKQNGDNPFFAVNNKSQSEGIDDIRSLQTAVKLAAMQLPQMKTEHPIRWWQFLIYVHEKRKEVAENISIQSSLITNFNTLQKAFPNIELPELRNILKYFHDIGEIIYNERKQIIGLDPQLLIDVMYTLTTTKSVREDGILYRQHIKSMLADVDDTFIEWILALLESKDLICKVEDQNGNEDSQIYLVPFLLPDGYPATPRGTEWDQRVYIDFSEYEPHAVLSRLMARCITDSETSEYKKGNIYRHGGLFTLSNNITYLITAFNPSPEQHLLDVAVKTLPQSSSATLLRYLCNILKELHERDFPEMTYVCGVKCPHSAPHYGCPTDNPHYIHIIPLASSQCPDVEYVQGEKLIRLCINREVEIHLG; encoded by the exons ATGGAACGGTCAAGAAATCTCGCTACTGTAAGGAAATGGATAGAAGCCTTTATCACCAACATCACGAACTCAGAACACCATCACACAGAAAGAAAAACACTTGATATCTACCATGAAGCCCGTGAGACAGGAACCGCACCAGGAACCACTTGTAAACTGCAATTTCTTGGCGATAGTGGAGCTGGAAAAACTAGTTTGGTCAATAAGTTGCTGGGAAGGCAATTCAACCCAGATATAAAATCAACCTTTGCAATAGAAACCAACACGTTAAGCGTCAGTAGCGTCGATGAGAAAAGGTGGCAAGAGAAGACCTCTAACAATGCATCCGAAGATTTTATTGACATGCTTTCGTGGTATTTAAGGAAGTCACTAAAAACAAGAAAGGACGAAGTGAATACAAGAGGCACTAACTTGAAGATACCGCTATGTATTACTGGTGTTATGCTCTTTCTTTCTGCGTCTGTCCAAATAATCG CATCATGTATTCCCAAGGAAGTTCACGATTCTCACGTACAACAGTTTGCTCCTCAAGTCGGAATACCAGTAGGACATTTCATGGTTCACATCTGTTCTTTGAAGCTGAATAAACTTGTGGGAAAGAAATACAGATGGGTGAATCAAATAACTCAGAAGTGGTTGGTGCTGACCTCTTTACCAATAATTATCTTCCTGATCTCCCCTATATTTCCTCCGTGTTTCCATtcttttgtatttggagttttcTTCGCAATCCGTCTCAACGTTGGTTTGCATCCGGGTCACCAAGTGTTGAGTTTTATGCTGAGCAGATTACATCCATTGCGATACTTCAGCTTGATTTCAATTCTCATTCTTGGTTTCATTAGCAATTTTACAAACATTGCCTTGTTTCGGTATCCGTTTGGATTCAGCAACATATTCTACATCTGTCGTTTACTCACGATGAGTTTGATTGTAGTGGTAGAGATTATAGAATTGTACAGAGCTGTATTTAACCCGAAACCAGTTCAAGACGTCTACCAAGTCATCGGCAAGAAAAATTATTTAGAACATGTTACCGAAGACATTGAACTATCCAGAAGTTTCAACCTCTGGGACTTTGCAGGACAATACTTTTACTATAACACTCATCAGACATTCATTGCAAAACATGCCGTGTGTCTTTTGATTTTCAACCTCGCCTGGTTTACTGAAAACTCGAATCGATATGTATCATTTACACGAATTATATTCTGGCTACAATCGATATTAACTCATACCAAAGGACCAATATTTCTCGTTGGTACGCACTTAGATCAAGTCAACTCTCGGCAGGTGGCACAACTTCAAGATTTCTTCGAAAAGAATCTTCGTAGTTGTCAGCGCAAATATAACTTCAGaataaaacaaaatggagatAACCCATTCTTTGCTGTTAACAATAAAAGTCAGAGCGAAGGTATTGACGATATAAGGAGCCTGCAAACCGCTGTGAAACTTGCAGCGATGCAACTTCCTCAAATGAAGACAGAACATCCGATTAGATGGTGGCAGTTTCTTATATATGTCCATGAGAAACGCAAAGAAGTTGCAGAAAACATTTCCATACAATCATCACTTATCACAAATTTTAATACTCTTCAGAAAGCTTTTCCGAATATCGAACTCCCCGAACTCAGAAACATTCTGAAATACTTTCATGACATCGGAGAAATTATTTACAATGAACGCAAACAAATCATTGGCCTAGATCCACAACTGTTGATTGATGTTATGTACACATTGACGACGACTAAATCTGTAAGAGAAGATGGTATCTTGTATCGTCAACATATCAAGTCAATGTTGGCCGATGTAGATGATACCTTCATTGAATGGATATTAGCGTTGCTGGAGAGTAAAGATCTCATATGCAAAGTCGAAGATCAGAATGGCAATGAAGATTCACAAATATATCTGGTGCCTTTCTTGCTACCAGATGGCTACCCCGCCACACCGCGAGGAACAGAATGGGATCAGCGAGTCTATATCGATTTTAGTGAATACGAACCACACGCGGTGCTTTCTCGGTTGATGGCAAGATGCATCACTGATTCGGAAACATCTGAATACAAGAAAGGAAACATCTACCGTCATGGAGGACTCTTCACCTTATCTAACAACATCACGTATTTGATCACAGCTTTCAATCCATCTCCAGAACAACATCTTCTTGACGTTGCCGTCAAGACCCTGCCACAGTCTTCCTCTGCAACATTATTGCGATATCTTTGTAATATCCTAAAGGAGTTACATGAAAGAGATTTTCCTGAAATGACGTACGTCTGTGGAGTGAAATGTCCACATAGCGCTCCTCATTATGGATGTCCAACGGACAACCCTCATTATATCCATATCATTCCTCTGGCTTCAAGCCAATGTCCAGATGTTGAATATGTTCAAGGAGAAAAATTAATAAGGCTGTGTATCAATAGAGAGGTGGAAATTCATTTGGGATGA